The sequence GCCGCTCTCGCCGCGGTCGCGCTGGTGGTCTTCGGCTTCGTCGAGTGGCGGGCCGCCGAGCCGATCCTGCCGCTGGGCCTGTTCGCCAACCGGAACTTCACCCTCATCTCGGTGCTCGGCTTCCTGCTCGGCTTCGCGATGTTCGGCGCGATGAGCTTCCTGCCGCTCTACCAGCAGACCGTGCAGGGGGCCTCGGCCACCAACAGCGGCCTGCTGCTGCTCCCGCTGATGTTCGGCATGCTCGTGGTCTCGCTGGTGGTCGGCCGCACCATCACCAAGACCGGCCGCTACCGGGCCTTCCCGATCATCGGTGGCGTGGTGATGACCGCCGGCATGGGCCTGCTCACCCGGCTCGACCTGCACACCAGCAAGACCGAGTCCTCGCTCTACATGATCGTGCTCGGCGTCGGCATGGGCTTCCTCATGCAGACCTCGATGCTCATCGCGCAGAACAGCGTGGAACAGAAGGATCTCGGCGCGGCCAGCGGCGCGGCCACCTTCTTCCGGTCGATCGGCGGCTCGTTCGGCGTGTCGCTCTTCGGTGCGATCTTCGCCAACCGGCTCACCGGCTCGGCGGCCGGCGCCGCGTTCGGCGGTGGACCCGGTGGCGAGGGTGGCGCCATGGACCTGGAGAAGCTCAAGCAGCTTGCCGAGCCGGTGCGCCAGGTCGTCCTCGGCGCCCTGGCCGACGCCATCTCGCACGTGTTCTTCTGGGCGGTGCTCTTCACCGTCGCGGTGCCGGTGCTCGCCTGGTTCATCAAGGAGGTCCCGCTCCGCTCGACGAACGACACCCCGCCGCCCGGCACCACCCCGGACGACCAGGCCGAGGCCGCCCTCGGCAAGGCGCCCGTCGCCTGACCCACCCTCCGCGGCCACGCCGACCCTTCCCGGGGTACGGCGTGGCCGCGCCGCGTTCCCGCGCGGCTTCGCCTCCGCCGTGCTGCCAAGATCCGCACAACTTCGAGGAAAGTGTGGCCTCGACGCGCGCGGAGGCCACAACTTCCGGGAAGTTGTGCAGATTCTGCCGTTGCGCGGGGTGGGGAGGCGGGTGCGGGGGCGGGCGGTGGGTCAGGGGCGACGCAAGGGGGCCAGGAGGCGTTGCCAGAGCCGGGCGAGGGGACCCGGGCGGGGGGAGGTACCGGCGGTGCTGGTGATCAGTTCGCGGGCGAGGTCACGGGTGGCCGGGTCGAGATCCGGGGCGGCCAGCGCCAGGTGCGCCAGCGACACCGCGATCCGCGCCCGGCGCTCCCGGCCCAGGGCCGCCGTGTCGGCGAGCCGCTCGGCCACCACCCCGGCCACGTCGGGGCGTACGGCCGGGTCGACCCAGGCGGCGGTGACCAGGGCGAACAGCGCGGCCTCGGCGACCCCGTCCGTTACGTCCCGGACCAGTTCCAGCAGCACCCGGCGGCGGGTGGACCCGGCCCACGGCTCGTCGGTGCGGTGGTGCAGCAGGCCGAGGCAGGCCCAGACCTGCACGCAGCGCACCCAGAGCGACGGGTCCTGACCGGCGAGCACCCGGCCCAGCGCGGTGGCCGGGGCCTCGGGCGGGTGCACCAGCAGGCCGAGCAGGTCGGCCAGTTCCAGGGTGGCCAGCCCGACCGCGGCGTCGTACGCGGCCGGCGGGTGCGGCCAGGCCGGGTGGGCGAGTTGCCGGATCCGCTCCGCCGCCTCGGCCGAGGGCGCCGGCAGCGTGGGCGCGACCGTGGTGCCCGCGGCGGCGGCCCGCAGCGGGTCCGGCACCGGCCCGCCGGCCGGCGTCAACTGGCCCAGCCACGGCCGGCCGCGGCAGCATTCGGCCAGGTCGCCGTGCTCGTGGCTGTCGTCGGGGTGGTCCCGGACGAAGTCGGCCAGGGCCACCAGGTGGGCCACGTCCCCGTCGCGCTGGAAGCGCAGCCGGTGCGCGGTGTGCACCGCGCAGTCGAAGGTGGGGTCCTTGGCGAGGGCCCGGTCGATCCAGTCCAGCGCCTCGTCGAGCCGGCCGTGATCGGCGAGGGTGCCGGCGATGTCGGCGTAGACCGCGAGGTCGTCGGGGTCATGTGCGACGGCCCGCCCGAGCGCGGCGAGCGCCGCGCGGATCCGGCCGGCACTGCGGTACGCGTACCCGAGCCAGACCTCCCCGAGCTTGCTGGGCTCGGCGCGTACCCCGCGGGCGGCCCAGGTGACGGCGAGGGCGGCCTCGCCGACGCGCCGGGCCAGCGCGGACGCCGCGCCCAGCAGCAGCGGGTGGTCGGGATGCACGGTGACCGCGTTGCGGGCCAGCGTGAGGTAGGGCCGCAGCGGGTCACGCAGCCGGCGCGGGACCGGGTCGGGCACGGCCGCGCAGAGCTGCATGAGGATCCGGGCGATCCGCTCGGGGTCGAGCCGTTCGGGCAGGTCGGGGGCGGTCACCCAGGGCACGCCGGCCCAGTCGGCCGCGGGCGCGTGGCCGGTGGCCGCGGCCAGCAGGTCGAGCCCCTCGGCGGGGCGTCCCGCGGCGGCGAGCAGGTGGGCACGGGCCACCACCGCGCCGACGAAGGCGCGGTGACCGAGCGGGAAGAGCTCCAGGTCGTTGCCGCTGACCGCGGCCAGCCGGGCGAGCGTCTCGTGCACCTCGGGCAGCGTGGGGGCCTGGACGAGAGCGGCGGCGACGTGCCCGGCGGCGTGCGGCAGATCCCCCTCGGCCAGCGCCAGCCGGGCCAGCGCCAGCTCCTCCGCCGCGGAGAGCGCGGGGTCGTCCTCGGGCACGTCGTCCTCTCGATGGTGCTTCGCCGGGCCAGCCTAGGGGATCATGCCTCCGAATGGTGATCCACTGCGCACTACTGTTCGTTCCGTTGCTCGATACAGCTGAACGATGCAAGACTGAGCGCCGATCGCGCGGCAATCGCGCAGGAGGGGGCCTTTCGTGACACGTCCAGGTGCCGGCATGGCGGCCGACATCGCCGAGCAGCCGGCCGGCTACGACCGCCTGCTCTCCGCCGAGCACGCCGGGGCGATCGCCCGGGTGGCGGCGGTGATCGCCGAGCGCCGGCCCCGCCACGTGGTGTTCACCGCCCGGGGCACCTCCGACCACGCGGCGCTCTACGCGGCGTACCTGACCGAGATCCGGCTGGGTCTGCCCGCCGGCCTCGCCTCGCCGAGCACGATCACCCTGTTCGGCGCCCGGCCCGACCTCTCCGACGCCCTCGTGGTCGGGGTGAGCCAGAGCGGCGGCTCGCCCGATCTGGCCGAGGTGCTGCGGGTGGCCCGCGCCTCCGGCGCGCTCACCCTCGCCGTCACCAACAACCCCGACTCGCCGCTGGTGCACACCGCCGAGCTGAGCGTGGACATCGCCGCCGGGCACGAGCGGGCGGTCGCCGCCACCAAGACGTACACCGCCGAGCTGCTCGCGCTGCTGATGCTGATCGAGGGGGTACGCGCGGGCGACGGGGTGCTGCCCGCCGCGGAGCGGGACGCCCTCGCCCGCCTGCCCGAGCTGGCC comes from Micromonospora viridifaciens and encodes:
- a CDS encoding MDR family MFS transporter — protein: MSQPAQATARPNVRVVLFGLMIAMMLAMLDNMIVSTALPRIVFEFGGAGHFTWVVTAYVLGTTVSTPIWGKLGDLYGRKAVFLTSVVIFLIGSALCGMSGSSFLGGVDDGMIELIAFRAVQGLGAGGLMVGVMAIIGDLVPPRERGRYQGMIAGIMAIAMVAGPLVGGFITDHLSWRWAFYVNLPLGGLALLVLATTMHLPKYRTEHKIDWLGAALLSVGITAIVLVTTWGGSEYAWTSPQILGLAALAAVALVVFGFVEWRAAEPILPLGLFANRNFTLISVLGFLLGFAMFGAMSFLPLYQQTVQGASATNSGLLLLPLMFGMLVVSLVVGRTITKTGRYRAFPIIGGVVMTAGMGLLTRLDLHTSKTESSLYMIVLGVGMGFLMQTSMLIAQNSVEQKDLGAASGAATFFRSIGGSFGVSLFGAIFANRLTGSAAGAAFGGGPGGEGGAMDLEKLKQLAEPVRQVVLGALADAISHVFFWAVLFTVAVPVLAWFIKEVPLRSTNDTPPPGTTPDDQAEAALGKAPVA
- a CDS encoding tetratricopeptide repeat protein; this encodes MPEDDPALSAAEELALARLALAEGDLPHAAGHVAAALVQAPTLPEVHETLARLAAVSGNDLELFPLGHRAFVGAVVARAHLLAAAGRPAEGLDLLAAATGHAPAADWAGVPWVTAPDLPERLDPERIARILMQLCAAVPDPVPRRLRDPLRPYLTLARNAVTVHPDHPLLLGAASALARRVGEAALAVTWAARGVRAEPSKLGEVWLGYAYRSAGRIRAALAALGRAVAHDPDDLAVYADIAGTLADHGRLDEALDWIDRALAKDPTFDCAVHTAHRLRFQRDGDVAHLVALADFVRDHPDDSHEHGDLAECCRGRPWLGQLTPAGGPVPDPLRAAAAGTTVAPTLPAPSAEAAERIRQLAHPAWPHPPAAYDAAVGLATLELADLLGLLVHPPEAPATALGRVLAGQDPSLWVRCVQVWACLGLLHHRTDEPWAGSTRRRVLLELVRDVTDGVAEAALFALVTAAWVDPAVRPDVAGVVAERLADTAALGRERRARIAVSLAHLALAAPDLDPATRDLARELITSTAGTSPRPGPLARLWQRLLAPLRRP
- a CDS encoding SIS domain-containing protein, whose amino-acid sequence is MAADIAEQPAGYDRLLSAEHAGAIARVAAVIAERRPRHVVFTARGTSDHAALYAAYLTEIRLGLPAGLASPSTITLFGARPDLSDALVVGVSQSGGSPDLAEVLRVARASGALTLAVTNNPDSPLVHTAELSVDIAAGHERAVAATKTYTAELLALLMLIEGVRAGDGVLPAAERDALARLPELAERTLSDATPAQLAPRYRFATQFVTTGRGYAYPTAREAALKLMETSYLPALAFSGADLLHGPLAMTDPDVPVLAVIGSGPGGESMREVLPRLGERRADVVVVGSADVEATRMAVPEVDERYAPLLDVLPLQRLALALALARGEDPDAPRGLKKVTTTM